DNA from Luteolibacter yonseiensis:
ATCGAGGAGTCCAAGGCAAACTCTGAAATGGTTGCTGCGATCGTGGAGGCTGCTTCCGTGGCGGCTCCTGATCAAATGCGTTTGGTTTCCCAATGCGCGGTTGCCGTTGCTCCGGATGCGCTTGCGGCGGTCCAGGCGGTGGTCGCCAAGTTGGATCCAAACTCTGGCGAATCCGGCACTAGTGCGAAAAGCTCCAAGGATGCTGAGGCTGCGCCGGATGCGACGTCGACGGCATTCAATCCGCTGGACTTCCCAGGTCAAGGCCCGATCGGACCGCCTCCTGGTGCGGCTGTGGGTCCGGGTGGTATTCCTCTCGTTCCTATGATTCCTCCGATCATCATCGCTCCTCCTGATAATCCGGATGGCGTTACCGATCCCGATGCGAACTGATCTTTTTTGATTCATTCGGAGAATTTTATTTTAGCGTAAGCAAAAAAATCACATGAAAAGCAAATTTTCTTTAGGTCTGTTCGGTCTCTTTTCTGTAGTGTCTGCATCGGCGCAGGGTCTTTATTATGTTGGAGATGAGACAAAGGAAGCCAGCCCGCTGAAGTGGGTCGTTGGTGCCAGCGTCACCTATGACGACAATGTCAACCCTGGCGTTGGCGACAAGGAAGATTCCACAGGCATCACACCATTCGTCGGGCTTTCCCTCGTCAGCATCACCCCGCAAACGACATGGGATGTTTATGCCCGTCTCGGCTTGATCTACTACTTTGATAGTCCGGATTATGGTGGTGATTCCGAGGATGTATACAGCCAGTCGCGTGTGGGCGCAAACTTCACGCACAATTTTAATGAGCGCCTTCGTTTCGCCAGCAGGAACTTCGCCGCTTATGAATTGGAGCCTGACTATTCTTATGGCTACGCCTCGGGACGTCAGCAGGGTGAATATTTCTACTGGTCTACCGACAACTCAGTCGGTTATCGCTGGACCGAGCGTTTTGGTACCTACACCGGACTCAGGCTCACGGGTGCTGACTACGATGGTCGCAACAATGACCGCGTGGGCTGGGAGGCTTACAACCAGCTTCGTTATCAGCTTGGACCTCAAACGGTTCTTACTGCGGACTATCGGTATGGCCAGACCTATGGCGACGGACAATCTTCCGATTCGACCGACCAATACCTGCTCGGCGGCGTTGAACAGCGCTTCAGCCCCAATACGATCGGTATTCTTCGGGCTGGTGCTCAATTCCGCGACGTGGATGATGGTGATTCCAACACCAGTCCATATCTGGAGCTCGCTTTGAACTCCCGCGTGACGCAGCAATTCACAGTGAAAGCCTTCACCCGATATGGTATCGAATCCTACGACACCGTTCGTTTCGACTCGTCCATTCCTGATTCGGTGGAATATGACAGCCGCAGCACATGGCGTCTGGGTATTTCCAGCAGCTACGTGGTGTCTCCGACATTCACCATCTTTAGTGGAGTTGATTATATCCCTGCCACCTTTGAAGACGGCCGCGTGCTCAATGCGGTTGCGGGAACTCCAGTTGCCGACCGTGATGAAGATACCCTGAATGCCTACATCGGCCTGTCCGTGAAGCTCACCGACTACCTTACCGGAACGGCTTCCTATAACTACACCAAATCTGATTCCGACTTCGATAACAACACCTACAATCGCAATCGCGTCAGTGTTGGCGTCAGCGCCGAGTTCTGATCCGAGATTGGTGGGAAGAGCCTTATTGAAAATATTAGTTGCTTGAACTCGAACTCCCGCAATGTCCTTCATTGCGGGAGTTTTTATTTCGACTGGACCGCTTTTGAAACTGTGAAAGAATTACGATAAATGAATCCCTCGTCTCCACAACAAAACGAAGCCGCTCTCCACGCGGTGGACTACTGGCAAGTGATCAAGAATCGCTACGGGATCATTCTGCTCACCCTCCTGCTGGTGTTCATGACCGCTGCCGTCATCACCTACGTGATGCCGAAGAAGTATGAAAGCGAGGCGGTGATGGAATTGAAGGCTCAGGGCATGGGCATGACTCCGTTCGGAGGCAATCTGGAATTCCAAACCACCGGCAATCGAATGTCGCCCCAGTTTTTCGGAACGGAATTCGAAAAGATCAAGAGTAGCAAATCTCTTTACAAAGTCGTTGAAAAACTGGAACTTGCAAATAAATGGGGTGTTGATAAATCAGTCGCCGTCCAGATCCTCAAGGGGATCGTTCATACTGAAAACACCCGGGGAACCGACCTGATTTCCATCAGGGTCCGCCATACCGACAAGGATGACGCGAAGGACGTGGCGGAAGAAGTTGCCAAGGCATATAAGGAATATCGGTTTGAGATCGAAAGCCGTGACGCGGAAAAAGGTTTGCATGAGCTCACCAAAGCCGTTCAGGATCAAGAGGATGTAGTGGAAGATAATCGTAAACTTCTTGCCACCATCTCCAAAACCAAGGGGATCATCTACCGGGGCCAGGATTCCTACTATGGTCAAGGTGGGGTGGACGAGGATTCGGCCGCCCGCAGCGCGTTGGAAACATTCAACCAGCTGCAGAAGGAAGAGATGCAGCTTAAATCCCAAATCGACAGTCTCCTGAAGATCGATAGCGATCAACTTATGGTCACTGCGGCAGGATTGGACCTGCCTGACAATATTATCAGAACGATCTACCCCCAATATATGGAGGCACAGCGTGGGCTGGAGACCCTCAAACTTACCGGATTGGGTGACAGGCACCCAGATATCCTGGCTGCCAAAGACCAGATCGCGTCCATGAAGCGGCAATTGGATGAAGGCGTGGTCACCTTGCGTGAAACGCTAAGAACCAAGCTGAACATGGCCTCCAATAGCTTGAAGAGTGTCGAGTCGATGAAGGAGTCCACCCGTGCGGAAGCCATCAACCGTGGGCTCGCGGGTCAGGATTATGTCGACGCCAAACGCGAGCTGGAGTCTTCGCAAACACTTCTTGAAAGCATGAAACTCAAGAAGATCGGTGTGGAGACGACACTCAAGATGACCCAGGAATCGATCGTCATTCACGAAGATCCCCAGGTTTCCCAAAGCCCGGTGAGCCCGAACGTGACCATGAATCTTGTTCTTGGTGCCGTGGTCGGCTTGATCTTCGGCGTTGGCATCGCCTTCTTCCTCGAATATCTCGATACCTCCGTGAAGAGTCTTGAGGACGTCGAGCGTTATCTCCAGGTTCCGGTTCTTGCGGTCATTCCGAAGGACGTGGGTGTGCTCCACAAGCAGAGCGGAATGAGCCCCGATGCCGAGGCATACCGGATTCTCAGGACCAACATCGAGTTCAACCGGAAGAATCCTGAAGACAATGCCATTACGGTGGTTTCGGGTGGTGCCGGTGAGGGTAAATCAACGACCTTGGTCAACCTTGCCTATATTTGCGCCCAGGGCGGTTATACCACATTGATGATCGATGCCGACCTTCGGAGGCCGCGTTTGCACACCTTCTTTGACATCAACAATTCGGTCGGTCTCACGAACTACCTCACCACGGAGCTGATGTTGGAGGACGTGATCCTCCAGACTCCAGTCGACAACCTCTACTTCATGCCGTCGGGCATCCTTCCTGCGGATGCCGCGGGTATCTTGAACTCGCGTAGGATGTCCGAGTTGATTCAGGACGTGAAACAGCGCTTCGATCTGGTGCTTGTCGACAGTCCGCCAATTCTGGGTGTCAGTGACGCATCGGTTCTGGCCAGCGAGGTGGACCTCACGATGATCGTTGTCCAGCACCGCAAGCTTCCTCGGAACATGCTTCTTCGCGTGAAGCAGGCGGTCGAGAATGTCGGCGGGCATGTGATCGGGGTTGTCTTGAACAACGTGGATGTCCGCAGCGACAGCCAGTATCAATACTACACCAGCTACTACACCTACTACGCGCCTGCGGAGTCACAGATCGGACCTCCGGTCGGGGCTGCGTCGGCTCCCTCCAAGCCGCAGGCCGAGCCTCGCGGAAACGATTCGGAACTTTATTGAAACTCAACGGACCTTCGTTATGAATATTAAGAAAATCCTATTGGGGATATTGATGTTGGCTGCCACGTCCATCATCGCCTTCGGCCAGATCGAAGCTGGAAAATCGATTCAAATCACGATTTCCGGAGTTCCCGACAAAGATCGTGCGACGATCACCAATACTTATCCCGTTTCCGAATCCGGCATGATCAACATGCCGTATATCGGACCTGTCCAGGCCGCGGGACTGAGGACCGACCAACTGCAATCCAAGCTTCAGGGCCTCTACAAGAGCAGCGGATATTACACCAATCCGACCATCCAGGTCATCTCGAACGCGATCGGTGCGAATGTCGCGCAGGAAAGTGTGATCGTGGGTGGCCAGGTCAGAAGGCCCGGGCCTGTTCCTTTCGCCAAGGAGCTCACCCTCTGGGGTGCCATCCAAGCGGCTGGCGGAGCGACCGAGTTCGGCAGCATGCGTCGGGTGAAGGTCATCCGTGGAGGTAATCAAAAATCCTACGATGTCACGAAACCCCAGTTCATGCAGATCCCGCTGCAGAGGAATGACACGATCGAGGTGCCGATGAAAACCATCTTGAACGGTTGATTCATCATTGTTTCAGACCGCTGCGTTGGATAGGTGAATGCCGCCTTCGATGAAACGTCTGGAACAACGTCCTTCGGGCAGCCTGTCCTTCCTCCTTGGAATTCCGGCAGGTCATCAGTCTTTGGGGACGACCCTGCCTCTGTCAGGATTGGTTTGCCTCGTGATGGCGGGCATGCTGGCGGCAACGGGTTTCGTCCATGGTCGGGAGGTTCCTGAAAGCATTGTCGGAAAGCTGGGATCCCAGCGGTTTCGAGAAAGGGAAGACGCCGAGGAGGAGTTGTTGGCGTGGACCCGGAGCCAGCCCGGCGATGGAGCGGATATTCTTTTGAAGGCGTCTCACGTGCAGAAGGATCCCGAAGTTCGGGAGCGCTGCTTGTCAGTGCTGCGTGTCGTGGTGGCGGATCAGTATTCGAAGGAGGGCAGAGGCTACATCGGAATCGGATTGAAGGCCTTCGTTGGCAACCTGCCGGGTGAGGCGGAGCCGTGTGGCATGATACAGGTGACCCAGGTTCAACCGGATTTTCCGGGGCAACGGGCGGGACTGCGGCCAGCTGATCTGATCGTTTCCCTGGATGGCGAGACTTGGCGTGATGCGACCGCGCACGAGGAGTTTTCCCGTAAAATCGCCGGATTGAAACCGGATACGAAAGTCAGATTGAAGGTGCTGAGGGATCAGAAATTGCTGGATCTCGAGGCGACTCTCGTCCGTCGGCCGGTGGTGGCTGACAACCCCTTTTTCGACTCCCGGAAAACGGATGCGGAAGGTCTTGAGCAGGCGGCGAGAGAGGCGCACTTCAAGCAATGGATGAACGAGAGAAGAATCGATGATTGAACCCTCTGCCGACTTTTTAGAAATCGACATTTGGCAAAGTCGTGACACCTTTTTGAAATATCCCAATCACCCCACCGTTTGAAATACATGACTACTTCTTGGTTTCGGAAAGCCGCGTCAGCAGTCGCACTGGTGGCGATCTCCTGCACTGCTTGCGCGCAGCAGGCTGATTTCAACGAGGTGGGGAGGCAGATGGCGATCATGCTGCAGAACAGCCACTTCGCCCGTCTGCCATTCAACGAGGAGCTGAGCCATCGCTTTCTGGACGACTACCTGAAGGATCTGGATTTCCAACGCCTGTACTTCACTCAAGAAGACGTCGATGTCTTCAACGAGAAATACGGAGATCAGTTCCATACGATGCTCCTGAATGGCAAAAGCATGTCGGCAGCGACCGAAATCTACCGGCTGTTTGAAAAGCGTGTGGAGGAACGCGTGGCCCTGACCGGGAAATTGCTCAAGGAGGAACAGTTCGATTTCACCAAAGATGAATCGGTCATGGTGAGTCGCAAGGATGTGGCATGGCCTAAAAATACCAAGGACGCGGAAAGGCTGTGGGCGCTCCAGATCAAGGAAGCGGTGCTCGGCGAGACCCTGCGCCGCGAGGTGATCAGCAGGCTGGCGAAGGAGCAGAACAAACCGGACCCCGGTATCGCGGACCGCAGTCCCCAAGAGAAGGTCTCGCTCCGCTACAAACGTTTCCTGAACAGCGTGAAAGACGTGAACGAGGAGGATATCGCCAGCTATTTTCTCAATTCGGTCGCCCGTTCCTATGATCCCCACACGGATTACATGCGGCCGCCCGACATGGAGAAGTTCAAATCGGGCATGAAGAACGAACTCATCGGTATTGGTGCGCTGCTCCAGGCTGATGAGGATGGAGCGACCAAGATCATGGGAATCATGCTGGGTGGCCCTGCGGACCGCGAAGGCAAACTCAATCTCAATGACCGGGTGGTGGGTGTCGATGCGCTCAACACCGGAAAACCCGAAGACATGGTCGACATCATGTTCATGAAGATCGACAAGGTGGTCAACTTCATCCGTGGCAAGGAAGGAACATCGGTTGGCCTGAAGGTGGAACCTGCCGGAGGTGCGCCGGGTGAGACAAAAATCGTCGTCATCCCGCGTGGGAAGGTGGAGATCAAGGACGAGCAGGCGAGTGGCGAGGTGATCGAAATGAAATCCGACAAGGAGATCACCCGCCGCCTCGGTATCATCACCCTGCCATCGTTTTACGCCGATTTCGACGAAGGCAAGGTGCGGTGCTCCGTGGATGTTGAGAAAATCCTGAAACGGTTGAACGACGAAAAAATCGACGGACTCATTCTGGACCTCCGCAACAATGGCGGTGGCTCCTTGGAAGAAGTCCGCCGGATGACCGGTTTCTTCATCGAGAGCGGCCCGGTGGTTCAGGTGAAGAACACCCTGGGCCAGGTTCAGGTGAAGGATTCCGACAGCGGCAAGCCCATCTACACCGGACCGATGGTCGTCATGACAGACAAGAGCAGCGCATCCGCCAGCGAGATTCTTGCCGGAGCTTTGCAGGATTTCAACCGTGCCGTCGTGGTAGGAGACTCATCGACTTTCGGAAAAGGAACGGTACAGCAACCCATGGATATCGGGCGGATGCTTCCGCTCTTCGCCGCCAGAAACCGTGCGGGTCATCTGAAGGTGACCATTCAGAAGTTCTATCGCCCCTCGGGATCTTCCACTCAGATGGACGGTGTCGCGGCGAACGTTGTCATCCCCAGCCTCACCGACGCTCTCGACCTTGGTGAAAAATTCCTCGATCACCCGCTGCCCCACGACCGGATCCGTCCGGCGGGGGACTTCAAGCCGCTGGATTCGCAAGCGTTGTTCCTTCCCCGCCTGAAGGAACTGAGCCAGGAGCGCCTGAACGCGTGCAAGGATTTTTCATACATCATCCAGGACGTGATGAAGGCCAAGGATCGTTTGAAGAAGAACCAGGTTTCGCTCAACAAGGCGACGCGGGAAAAGGAGATCGCGGAATCAGACGCGATGCAAAAGGAAAGAAATGCGGAGCGGCGCACGCGTTTTGCCAAAATGGCTGAGGACGATAAGAAGTCGTTGGCTTTCTTCAAGCTCACCCTGGAGGATCTGGAAAAGGATGAGGCGTTGGTCCCTTACAATCCGGCCGATGAAAGCAAGGATTACATGCGCCGGGCCAAGGATGCGACCGCGGAGCTCGATGAAACTCCAAAGTGGCCGACGGGTCTGGATCCTCTGAAACGCGAATCCCTTTCGGTCCTCAAAGACCTGGTCGACCTCACCGAAAACGCCCGCCTCGCGGGAATTCTGAAAAACGCTGCCGAAGTCCGTTGATGTCGGAAGTGTGTGAAAACCTGAACGAAGTTCTGGGACATGTTTCAGCTGCTTGCTTGAGGGCGGGGAGAAACCGGGATTCCGTCCAACTCATCGCGGTTTCGAAGACATTCCCGGCGGATGCCGTGAGGGATGCTGTCGAAGCGGGTCAGGATGTCTTCGGAGAAAGCAAACTTCAAGAGGCGGAGCCGAAGATCGCCGCATTGCCGGGTTCGCTGCATTGGCACTTCATCGGTCGCGTCCAAAGGAACAAGGTCAGGAAACTGTTGCAGAATTTCGAGGTCATCCATGCCATCGACTCGCTGCGGCTCGCGGCGTATGCGGATGAGATCGCAGGCGAGCTGGGACTGTTTCCCCAGGTTTTCCTACAGGTGAACGTCGCCGGGGAGCAAACCAAAGGAGGCTTCGAGCCTGATATGCTGCGTGCGGAGATGGATAGCCTGCTGAAGTTAAAGCGTCTCGAAATCATCGGCCTCATGTGCATTCCTCCCGCTGGTCCGGATGCCGGATCCGCCCGGCCATGGTTCGTGGCATTGCGGGAATTGCGCGATTCCCTCGAAGCGGAATTCTCCGTCGAACTCCCCGCGCTCAGCATGGGTATGAGTGGTGATTATGAGGTTGCGATCGAAGAAGGAGCGACCCACGTGCGCGTGGGGTCCGCGATTTTCGGCAAACGCGCCTATCGGGTGGACGGCGAACTCGGATAGGGACTAGGCTGTCCCATGACCTTGAGACTGGAAAACGCCACCGTCATCGGCAGCGAACTCGCCCTTTCATTCGCAGATGGATTTGAAGCCTATCTGTCCCTTCCCATGTTGCGCCGCGCCTGTCCCTGTGCCGGTTGCCAAGGCGAGCCGGATGCGCTCGGTCGCGTCGTGCGTCCTCACGTGGAGCATGGTCCGCGTGCGTTCGACCTCCTGAAATTCGAAGCGGTGGGCGGCTACGCCCTCCAACTTTTCTGGGGTGACGGACACTCCACCGGCATCTACAGCTACAATTATCTCCAGAAGCTCGCCGAGCTTCCACCGCTCTGACAGCCACCTCGTCGTGATCTCCGCCGATACCGATCTTGCCTCCGCATCACTTCTTCCCTCGAAGGAAGTGACCGCGCTGGCTGCGGCCGGATTCACCACCGCTGTCGATCTGTTGGATCATCTTCCGAAACGCTACGAGGACCGGAGGCGTTTCGATGCCTTCCCCACCCAGCCCACGGCCGCCTCCGTCTGCCTGCGCGGCATGGTCGTCGACGCCTCGCTGAAGCATTTCGGATCTCACAGGAAATTCTATGAAGCGCTCGTCATGGACGGGGCCGGCGGAGTCTTCGGCTCCGGGAAAATCACCTGCCGGTGGTTCAACATGCCGTTCATCCAGAAATTGGTCGCCACGGGTCACGAGGTGAGCGTCTTCGGAAAGGTGAAGGAGGCCAATGGACGTCTCATCATCGACCACCCCGAGTTTGAAATCCTCCGCGAGGACGACGCCGAGTCCATCCATATCGAGCGCATTGTTCCGATCTACCGGAACATCGCGGGGATCGCCCAGCGGAGGTTGCGGGAAATCATCCATTCGCTGCTCCACCAGATCGATGCCGGAACGCTCCGAGGAGTGGCGGATGACGTTGAGGGGCAGCCGCGGTTGCAGACATTCAAGGACGTTCATTTCCCGGAATTCATCGAGCGGGCGCACGAGGCCCGCCGCCGCTTCGCATTGGAGGAATTCTTCGCGCTCCAGCTCAATGTGGTCTGGCGCCGCTCGCGGTATGGCGAGCAATCCGGTCGGGTGCTGGGAAAGACCACCCGCTACCTCAAGAGTTTTCATGCCAGCCTGCCTTTCGACCTGACAGGGGCGCAAAAACGATCCATCAAGGAAATCCTCGCGGACATGCGGAGCTCCCGTCCGATGAACCGCTTGCTCCAGGGCGACGTCGGCTCCGGAAAAACGTTCGTCGCGATGGCAGCCATGCTGCTTGCCATCGAATCCGGCTGCCAGGCGGCGCTCATGGCTCCGACGCAGATTCTGGCGGAACAACATTATCTCACGTTCCGCAACTGGCTGGAGCCGCTCGGCATCCGTGTGGCCCTGCGGACGGCGAACCGGGACGAAGGAAACCATCTCGAAATGTCCGGCGATCCGCAGATCATCATCGGCACGCACGCCCTGCTTTACGATGCCGTCTCTTTCCGGGATCTCGGGCTGATCGTCATCGACGAACAGCACAAGTTCGGCGTCGCCCAACGGGCTTCACTCATCCGGCAGGGCGTCGTTCCGGATGTGCTCGTCATGACCGCCACGCCGATTCCGAGAACCCTCACCATGACGATCTATGGAGATCTGGATGTCTCGATCCTTGACGAGAAGCCGCCGGGCCGCAGCAGGATCACCACGGCGGTCCGGATCGCGCCGAAGCAGACGGATGTCACCAAATTCGTCAAGGACCAGCTCGCCCTGGGGCGCCAGGCCTATCTTGTCTATCCGTTGGTGGAGGAAAGCGAGACGCTGAAAGCCGAGTCCGCCACCGAAGCGTTCGAGAAATGGAAAAAACGACTGAGCCCTCATGAGGTCGGCCTGATCCACGGGAAGCTCCGTCCGGAGGAAAAGGAAGCCGTCATGCGGCGTTTCAGGGAAGGGGAGGCTGCGGCACTCGTTTCCACCACCGTCATTGAGGTCGGCGTGGACGTCCCGAATGCCAGTGTGATGATCCTTCATCACGCCGAGAGGTTCGGCCTCGCCCAGCTCCACCAGTTGCGGGGGCGCATCGGGCGCGGCGGGCACAAGGGCTATTGCGTCCTCCTGACCGACGGGAAAAACCCCGAGTCACTGGAAAAGCTGAAGGTGCTTGAGAAGACATCGGATGGATTCGAGATCGCCGAGGCGGACCTCCGCCTGCGTGGTCCCGGAGATGTGCTGGGCACCGTGCAGAGCGGACTGGCGGATCTGAAATTCACCGACTTCCTCGCGGACACCGCGTTGTTGCGCGAGGCCCGCGCGCTGGCGGACAAGACGCTGGAGGAGGATCCCCATCTTGAGGGCATCCACCGGAACCTGAAATCTCTCATCCAGGATTCCGATGCCGCCGCCCGTCTGCCGAGCACCGCATGATTCAGCGCTCCACGATCTTGTAAACGGGTCCGCGATGATCCACGATGTAGAGATTCCCGTCGTTGTCCTCGGCGAATGAGGAAAT
Protein-coding regions in this window:
- a CDS encoding polysaccharide biosynthesis/export family protein; the encoded protein is MLAATSIIAFGQIEAGKSIQITISGVPDKDRATITNTYPVSESGMINMPYIGPVQAAGLRTDQLQSKLQGLYKSSGYYTNPTIQVISNAIGANVAQESVIVGGQVRRPGPVPFAKELTLWGAIQAAGGATEFGSMRRVKVIRGGNQKSYDVTKPQFMQIPLQRNDTIEVPMKTILNG
- a CDS encoding carboxy terminal-processing peptidase; this translates as MTTSWFRKAASAVALVAISCTACAQQADFNEVGRQMAIMLQNSHFARLPFNEELSHRFLDDYLKDLDFQRLYFTQEDVDVFNEKYGDQFHTMLLNGKSMSAATEIYRLFEKRVEERVALTGKLLKEEQFDFTKDESVMVSRKDVAWPKNTKDAERLWALQIKEAVLGETLRREVISRLAKEQNKPDPGIADRSPQEKVSLRYKRFLNSVKDVNEEDIASYFLNSVARSYDPHTDYMRPPDMEKFKSGMKNELIGIGALLQADEDGATKIMGIMLGGPADREGKLNLNDRVVGVDALNTGKPEDMVDIMFMKIDKVVNFIRGKEGTSVGLKVEPAGGAPGETKIVVIPRGKVEIKDEQASGEVIEMKSDKEITRRLGIITLPSFYADFDEGKVRCSVDVEKILKRLNDEKIDGLILDLRNNGGGSLEEVRRMTGFFIESGPVVQVKNTLGQVQVKDSDSGKPIYTGPMVVMTDKSSASASEILAGALQDFNRAVVVGDSSTFGKGTVQQPMDIGRMLPLFAARNRAGHLKVTIQKFYRPSGSSTQMDGVAANVVIPSLTDALDLGEKFLDHPLPHDRIRPAGDFKPLDSQALFLPRLKELSQERLNACKDFSYIIQDVMKAKDRLKKNQVSLNKATREKEIAESDAMQKERNAERRTRFAKMAEDDKKSLAFFKLTLEDLEKDEALVPYNPADESKDYMRRAKDATAELDETPKWPTGLDPLKRESLSVLKDLVDLTENARLAGILKNAAEVR
- a CDS encoding gamma-butyrobetaine hydroxylase-like domain-containing protein; protein product: MTLRLENATVIGSELALSFADGFEAYLSLPMLRRACPCAGCQGEPDALGRVVRPHVEHGPRAFDLLKFEAVGGYALQLFWGDGHSTGIYSYNYLQKLAELPPL
- the recG gene encoding ATP-dependent DNA helicase RecG; this encodes MISADTDLASASLLPSKEVTALAAAGFTTAVDLLDHLPKRYEDRRRFDAFPTQPTAASVCLRGMVVDASLKHFGSHRKFYEALVMDGAGGVFGSGKITCRWFNMPFIQKLVATGHEVSVFGKVKEANGRLIIDHPEFEILREDDAESIHIERIVPIYRNIAGIAQRRLREIIHSLLHQIDAGTLRGVADDVEGQPRLQTFKDVHFPEFIERAHEARRRFALEEFFALQLNVVWRRSRYGEQSGRVLGKTTRYLKSFHASLPFDLTGAQKRSIKEILADMRSSRPMNRLLQGDVGSGKTFVAMAAMLLAIESGCQAALMAPTQILAEQHYLTFRNWLEPLGIRVALRTANRDEGNHLEMSGDPQIIIGTHALLYDAVSFRDLGLIVIDEQHKFGVAQRASLIRQGVVPDVLVMTATPIPRTLTMTIYGDLDVSILDEKPPGRSRITTAVRIAPKQTDVTKFVKDQLALGRQAYLVYPLVEESETLKAESATEAFEKWKKRLSPHEVGLIHGKLRPEEKEAVMRRFREGEAAALVSTTVIEVGVDVPNASVMILHHAERFGLAQLHQLRGRIGRGGHKGYCVLLTDGKNPESLEKLKVLEKTSDGFEIAEADLRLRGPGDVLGTVQSGLADLKFTDFLADTALLREARALADKTLEEDPHLEGIHRNLKSLIQDSDAAARLPSTA
- a CDS encoding GumC family protein, encoding MNPSSPQQNEAALHAVDYWQVIKNRYGIILLTLLLVFMTAAVITYVMPKKYESEAVMELKAQGMGMTPFGGNLEFQTTGNRMSPQFFGTEFEKIKSSKSLYKVVEKLELANKWGVDKSVAVQILKGIVHTENTRGTDLISIRVRHTDKDDAKDVAEEVAKAYKEYRFEIESRDAEKGLHELTKAVQDQEDVVEDNRKLLATISKTKGIIYRGQDSYYGQGGVDEDSAARSALETFNQLQKEEMQLKSQIDSLLKIDSDQLMVTAAGLDLPDNIIRTIYPQYMEAQRGLETLKLTGLGDRHPDILAAKDQIASMKRQLDEGVVTLRETLRTKLNMASNSLKSVESMKESTRAEAINRGLAGQDYVDAKRELESSQTLLESMKLKKIGVETTLKMTQESIVIHEDPQVSQSPVSPNVTMNLVLGAVVGLIFGVGIAFFLEYLDTSVKSLEDVERYLQVPVLAVIPKDVGVLHKQSGMSPDAEAYRILRTNIEFNRKNPEDNAITVVSGGAGEGKSTTLVNLAYICAQGGYTTLMIDADLRRPRLHTFFDINNSVGLTNYLTTELMLEDVILQTPVDNLYFMPSGILPADAAGILNSRRMSELIQDVKQRFDLVLVDSPPILGVSDASVLASEVDLTMIVVQHRKLPRNMLLRVKQAVENVGGHVIGVVLNNVDVRSDSQYQYYTSYYTYYAPAESQIGPPVGAASAPSKPQAEPRGNDSELY
- a CDS encoding YggS family pyridoxal phosphate-dependent enzyme, encoding MSEVCENLNEVLGHVSAACLRAGRNRDSVQLIAVSKTFPADAVRDAVEAGQDVFGESKLQEAEPKIAALPGSLHWHFIGRVQRNKVRKLLQNFEVIHAIDSLRLAAYADEIAGELGLFPQVFLQVNVAGEQTKGGFEPDMLRAEMDSLLKLKRLEIIGLMCIPPAGPDAGSARPWFVALRELRDSLEAEFSVELPALSMGMSGDYEVAIEEGATHVRVGSAIFGKRAYRVDGELG
- a CDS encoding PDZ domain-containing protein; the encoded protein is MKRLEQRPSGSLSFLLGIPAGHQSLGTTLPLSGLVCLVMAGMLAATGFVHGREVPESIVGKLGSQRFREREDAEEELLAWTRSQPGDGADILLKASHVQKDPEVRERCLSVLRVVVADQYSKEGRGYIGIGLKAFVGNLPGEAEPCGMIQVTQVQPDFPGQRAGLRPADLIVSLDGETWRDATAHEEFSRKIAGLKPDTKVRLKVLRDQKLLDLEATLVRRPVVADNPFFDSRKTDAEGLEQAAREAHFKQWMNERRIDD